The genomic stretch ATGAGATAAGGATCTGCACAAGCCTTTATTACAATCTTTCTTGCGATGATGAGTAGAGAAGTATATTGTATTTTCTCAGCATAGTTACTCCCGTTTCATTCGCTAAACTGTTTTATCTATCTATTTATTCAATTACCTTCGTCTCATTCATGAAATAATCAATAGCGTCATCGATCTTTTCATAGATGTAGTCATTTTCAAGAAGACCTTGCATGATTTTAATCCCTTTATCTTCTGAAAATGAATGAGAATGATCGCGAGCACTGATACGCTGCCAATAAACAAGCCTGCTTTCATATTTACTGCTTGCTAGATCCCCCCCCCCGTTTATAAGCTAGGCGGATGAATCCCGCTGCCCTGTAGGATGCAAAAAAAGCCTGTATAAAGCATCAACACGCAGCCGTCTACCGACGTTGCGCATTATTCATACTTTATACAGGCTCCAACTTTCACTGTGCTTCTATATACTATTTCTAATCCCTTTCCATTATCTTGTAGTCAAAACTTCAGCAAGGCCCCCTCAGCAAATGAACCGAATTACGGATTTCACTCAAGCTGTGCCGAACTAGATCCTGCGCTTCCTTAAAACGAGCTACAGCGCTGTCCACCTCCTTTTGCAACAGCCGTTTTCCCGCTTCAATCTGGAGTATCGTTGAAGTGAGCGTATGTCCGACCATATCGTGAATTTCCTGAGCAATCCGGTTTCTTTCCGCTTAAACTGTCATTTCCGACAGTGCCTCAGAGGTTGCTCTCATCAACTTCTCAAGCGTGCGCGTGCACTCCTCGACTTGCTCCTCTAAGTTGTTTTTTAAGTACTGAACGCTCAAGTAGAGCTTGGCATTCGTGATTGAAATAGCACATTGCGAGCTTAGCAGCTTTAATACGTA from Paenibacillus sp. FSL H8-0548 encodes the following:
- a CDS encoding histidine kinase dimerization/phosphoacceptor domain-containing protein — its product is MAQEIHDMVGHTLTSTILQIEAGKRLLQKEVDSAVARFKEAQDLVRHSLSEIRNSVHLLRGPC